One Mesomycoplasma molare genomic window carries:
- a CDS encoding Mbov_0396 family ICE element transmembrane protein — protein MIFQDAIYGIYYTILSFFWFIFISIPFKFLSLLTDIFNFLSFPLINLLFFGKASEELRYSEIKTPIIFNAFLIINSIFFLFIILLTIIRWSFSQKNEKNLSLINMLQKMIPALILIFGIPLLSFVVINIFNTFFNIFTISINNNQNISHNIFLSLKPQEIDLKTWKDLTIDNSFGIIPFEEYTKINISSSELLFFPSIVGITLLSIFIKNAIYLSNKTFQYFFLFLISPFVFSTMLFDGGKRFNNWNKMYFSKLISIFVYILGLKIFSFYSVIINNSINGIDNIYNFTKLSLFSILLIGGAYSISKFVKMISNLLGESHTFRSTLIENKLIYENIKEIMSQNFYSNYINKKNCVIQSLKEKNITFSKISDKELKSKNLFQTINFDNNKEFRHKRSDYAST, from the coding sequence ATGATATTTCAAGATGCTATATACGGTATTTATTATACAATTCTTTCATTCTTTTGATTTATTTTTATATCAATACCATTTAAATTTTTATCTTTACTAACAGATATTTTTAACTTTTTAAGTTTTCCATTAATAAATTTGTTGTTTTTCGGAAAAGCATCTGAAGAACTAAGATATAGTGAGATAAAAACTCCTATTATTTTTAATGCATTCTTGATTATCAATTCAATATTTTTTTTATTTATTATCTTATTAACCATAATACGATGGTCGTTTTCTCAAAAAAATGAAAAAAACTTATCATTGATTAATATGTTACAAAAGATGATACCTGCTTTAATTTTAATTTTTGGAATTCCTTTATTATCTTTTGTTGTGATTAATATTTTTAATACTTTCTTTAATATTTTTACTATAAGTATTAACAATAATCAAAATATATCTCATAATATTTTTTTATCTTTAAAACCACAGGAAATTGATCTTAAAACATGGAAAGATCTAACTATTGATAATTCATTTGGAATAATACCATTTGAAGAATATACAAAAATAAATATAAGTTCTTCTGAATTATTATTTTTTCCTTCAATAGTAGGAATAACACTTTTAAGCATTTTTATAAAAAATGCTATTTATCTTTCTAATAAAACTTTTCAATATTTCTTTTTATTTTTAATTTCACCTTTTGTTTTTTCTACCATGCTTTTTGATGGAGGGAAAAGATTTAACAATTGAAATAAAATGTATTTTTCAAAATTAATTTCCATTTTTGTTTATATACTAGGATTAAAAATTTTTTCTTTTTATTCTGTAATTATTAATAATTCGATTAATGGAATAGATAATATTTACAACTTTACTAAATTATCGTTATTTTCTATTTTACTAATAGGTGGAGCTTATTCAATAAGTAAATTTGTAAAAATGATTTCTAATTTATTAGGTGAATCACATACTTTTAGAAGTACATTAATTGAAAATAAACTTATATATGAAAATATAAAAGAAATAATGTCTCAAAATTTTTACTCAAATTACATAAACAAAAAGAATTGTGTTATTCAAAGCCTAAAAGAAAAAAATATTACATTTTCGAAAATATCAGACAAAGAATTAAAAAGTAAAAATTTATTTCAAACAATAAATTTTGATAATAACAAGGAATTTCGTCATAAAAGGAGTGATTATGCTTCAACCTAA
- a CDS encoding YhjD/YihY/BrkB family envelope integrity protein yields the protein MKQNDWFKDKVIKLKNKNFLNRCFYIFIFIILKISIRSSKVKNKKENLKIIINRSIKKLSSREFTFIPAGFAFYLFISIIPILIISFSIINPFFINKETLHFSNTKDFLLEEILNRYIPGIGKSIPETLNIFSSAAWETTTWIILLFSSLWISSSGYAKFIESQSIIYSHKNSGNIIFNRIKGIFIVIIISLILSFFLILSTFLFIELQIKFKNKLWVYELCFYTISIFLVFIFFYIIWLILLKISPVFKITFKQISSGVFISSLSSVLFSAIFGFLSSAKFISYDKFGTLATFLYLSTFCFYISYLLYFGVIINEAFYKTFFSEFTRHKYKFQKKKNFN from the coding sequence ATGAAACAAAATGATTGATTCAAAGATAAAGTTATAAAATTAAAAAATAAAAACTTTTTAAACAGATGTTTTTATATTTTTATTTTTATAATTCTAAAAATATCAATTAGATCTAGTAAAGTAAAAAATAAAAAAGAAAATTTAAAAATAATAATAAATAGGAGTATAAAAAAATTAAGTTCTAGAGAATTTACTTTTATTCCAGCTGGATTTGCATTTTATTTATTTATCTCGATTATTCCAATTTTAATAATTTCTTTTTCTATAATTAACCCTTTCTTTATAAATAAAGAAACTTTACATTTTAGTAACACAAAAGACTTTTTATTAGAAGAAATATTAAATAGATATATTCCAGGAATAGGAAAATCTATACCAGAAACTCTTAATATCTTTTCTAGTGCCGCTTGAGAAACGACAACGTGAATAATTTTGCTTTTTTCCTCTTTGTGAATTTCTTCTTCTGGATATGCAAAATTTATCGAAAGTCAGTCTATAATTTACAGTCATAAAAATTCGGGCAATATAATCTTTAATAGAATTAAAGGTATATTTATCGTTATCATAATATCTTTAATTTTGTCATTTTTTTTAATTTTATCCACTTTTCTTTTTATAGAATTACAAATAAAATTTAAAAATAAACTATGAGTATATGAATTATGTTTTTATACCATTTCTATTTTTTTAGTTTTTATATTTTTTTATATTATATGATTAATTTTATTAAAAATTAGTCCAGTTTTTAAAATAACATTTAAGCAAATATCGTCAGGAGTTTTCATTAGTTCTTTATCTTCTGTTTTGTTTTCAGCTATTTTTGGTTTTTTATCTTCTGCAAAATTTATTAGTTATGATAAATTTGGGACTCTAGCTACGTTTTTATATCTTTCTACTTTTTGCTTTTATATTTCTTATTTACTGTACTTTGGTGTAATAATTAACGAAGCATTTTATAAGACTTTTTTTAGTGAATTTACAAGACACAAATATAAATTTCAAAAGAAAAAAAACTTTAATTAA
- a CDS encoding GIY-YIG nuclease family protein, whose product MYGKTIELFLLNGNADSLITAELSNWNGKAIKIPRTEVESCEREDIKGIGVYFLISQEEDGTNSVYIGEAENIKDRLIQHLRDFKSGKEEYYWNTALLFLGRDLNKALIRYLENRFVEIAKECQRYKILTKNTFKNTIIKESHVASMEEFIDNVKILANTLGYKVLLPTPKPNEKTEYLYCKGKDSNAKGFISQGGFTVVKNSIIASTITESMKKHSYFNLRNSLLSEGIINNNQFERDYEFKSPSAASSVVLGKSSNGNTDWKTSKGKMLRDI is encoded by the coding sequence ATGTACGGAAAAACTATAGAATTATTCTTATTAAACGGAAATGCTGATAGTCTTATAACTGCAGAATTATCAAATTGAAATGGTAAGGCTATAAAAATACCTAGAACTGAAGTAGAAAGTTGTGAAAGAGAAGATATTAAAGGCATAGGAGTATATTTTTTAATTTCGCAAGAAGAAGATGGGACAAACTCAGTATATATAGGAGAGGCAGAAAATATTAAAGATAGGCTTATTCAACATTTAAGAGATTTTAAATCAGGGAAAGAAGAATATTATTGAAATACTGCTTTATTATTTTTAGGAAGAGATCTCAATAAAGCCTTGATTAGATATTTAGAAAATAGATTTGTAGAAATAGCTAAAGAATGTCAAAGATATAAAATACTAACAAAAAATACTTTTAAAAATACAATCATTAAAGAATCTCATGTAGCAAGTATGGAAGAATTTATTGATAATGTTAAAATTCTAGCAAATACATTGGGTTATAAAGTATTATTACCTACCCCAAAACCTAATGAAAAAACAGAATATTTATATTGTAAGGGGAAAGATTCAAATGCAAAAGGTTTTATTAGTCAGGGAGGATTTACCGTTGTAAAAAATTCTATAATAGCATCTACAATTACAGAATCTATGAAAAAACATTCTTATTTTAATCTTAGAAATTCTCTTTTGAGTGAAGGTATTATAAATAATAATCAATTTGAAAGAGATTATGAATTTAAGTCTCCTTCAGCTGCTTCTTCTGTTGTATTAGGGAAATCATCCAACGGAAATACCGATTGAAAGACTTCAAAAGGTAAAATGTTGAGAGACATATAA
- a CDS encoding DNA-processing protein DprA, whose translation MNNVLIYFAIKYKGNFNDIYNALKNQEKISENELKKIEYKVNNNEIKAFTILDDIYPEEFKVLVKPPFVVFYEGNVSILKNKWKIYLTGDEKNNKVNQYLEQSLKEIAKRYTLITCFYKNLDIDINNFFITNNSPIIYVSTNGIKNPYFADKININENKLIISEYPNEVNISKNKLKNRNRLAAALSESLIIYSSKIDSGINNLVTNFLNLGKEIYCFPGDFSDEDGNANLIKDGANIITSIKDIYSDERRKNA comes from the coding sequence ATGAATAATGTACTAATATACTTTGCTATTAAATATAAAGGAAATTTTAATGATATTTATAATGCCTTAAAAAATCAAGAAAAAATTTCTGAAAATGAATTGAAAAAAATTGAATATAAAGTTAATAACAATGAAATAAAAGCTTTTACTATTCTAGATGATATTTATCCTGAAGAATTTAAAGTTTTGGTTAAACCTCCCTTTGTTGTATTCTATGAAGGAAATGTATCTATTTTAAAAAATAAATGGAAAATATATTTAACAGGAGACGAAAAAAATAATAAGGTTAATCAATATTTAGAACAGTCTCTAAAAGAAATTGCAAAAAGATACACTTTAATAACGTGCTTTTATAAAAATTTAGATATAGATATAAATAATTTTTTTATAACAAATAATTCACCTATTATTTATGTTTCAACAAATGGAATAAAAAATCCTTATTTTGCTGACAAAATAAATATAAACGAAAACAAATTAATAATTTCAGAATATCCTAACGAAGTAAATATTTCAAAAAACAAATTAAAAAATAGAAATCGCTTAGCTGCTGCTCTATCAGAATCTTTAATTATTTATTCATCTAAAATAGACAGTGGTATTAATAACCTAGTTACAAACTTTTTAAATTTAGGAAAAGAAATATATTGTTTTCCCGGAGATTTTAGTGATGAAGATGGAAATGCTAACTTAATAAAAGATGGAGCAAACATTATTACCTCAATTAAAGACATATATAGTGATGAAAGGAGAAAAAATGCTTAA
- a CDS encoding Mbov_0397 family ICE element conjugal transfer ATPase gives MLQPKNIKKNKILIAKNFFLSDLIYIFISLIISFLISWTVIPDSVQYKKIISFSIFLVLILLISPTLLFLPSHNARIWIILIRVFKYWIENKKFSTNSKRSNVNFFINIKEVDENGNIQFKNVISKGYKYSKIIKFDGYNIWTKNVEEKREFLEKMILFFNSREERITFVKIQKKYNFKEKIEVLNKKNSFLNDKEKQYIDESKKEIEYLQNHEYKDEYFLVIYSKSIEKLEQEVLLISDFFEKVEINFDILDKTDVELFTKSFYLLNQENSNSLDQLTFKNSYFKWNNMFAKINTISDMPLNLNVGWAETFFSSSKSWILWDIDPINTKEYEKIVDSANNKILTNIAFNKKSEFRNKNDIKNMEAIDELAYLLNIENQKLFNSSMLFLNFNRDLKLLKKDINTELQDALKKEKTKINKLKFRQLEAFKSFSLFNDNILNESIEIVSRNLAYSWPFCFEKNVDKNSFYLGKNKKQFFILDIWKRNSFHTNSNCIFFGTSGRGKTTAIKKLILDSYLKKDSSVIIVDPQREYQNFKNIFDISWIDISNRNISINPLQIIEKIDFNNEKNIDQKISSQISFFINWIKILSFSWSEEKEIILMKSIKNLYWNNIEKIKKNDFPIISDLIKELENTNLKKYEKEVYEKEKIKIIEWLKINFENNGIFSWNYNQRTTMNLSHDFIVIDTKTLIENTTKENVNAFFYLILNLIQSKVNQNFYQKKKKSILVFDEVHKFIDKKNMQTLDFIFDSTKTIRKYDGSIILSTQNPSDFSLNIDTNNKTHGILKNIQYKFLFNLPGDDIKIVNSIFNPFEDNKNFNLISEFDSSFLTNAGKGECLLISANKKKMYFKVNYNNFEQEYLFNK, from the coding sequence ATGCTTCAACCTAAAAATATTAAAAAAAATAAGATATTAATTGCAAAAAATTTCTTTCTTTCTGATTTAATATATATTTTTATTTCTTTAATAATTAGTTTTTTAATATCCTGAACAGTAATACCTGATTCAGTTCAATACAAAAAAATTATCTCTTTTTCTATATTTTTAGTTTTAATTTTACTTATTAGTCCTACTCTATTATTTTTACCTTCTCACAATGCTAGAATTTGGATTATTTTAATTAGAGTTTTTAAGTATTGAATTGAAAACAAAAAGTTTTCTACAAATTCTAAAAGATCAAATGTTAATTTTTTTATTAATATAAAAGAAGTTGATGAAAATGGTAATATTCAATTTAAAAATGTTATTTCTAAAGGTTATAAATATTCTAAAATTATAAAATTTGATGGCTATAATATTTGAACTAAAAACGTTGAAGAAAAAAGAGAATTTCTTGAAAAAATGATATTATTTTTTAATTCTAGAGAAGAAAGAATTACTTTTGTTAAAATTCAAAAAAAATACAATTTTAAAGAAAAAATAGAAGTTTTAAATAAAAAGAATTCATTTTTAAACGATAAAGAGAAACAATATATTGATGAATCAAAAAAAGAAATCGAATACCTTCAAAATCATGAATATAAAGATGAATACTTTTTGGTAATTTATTCTAAAAGTATAGAAAAATTAGAACAAGAAGTTTTATTAATAAGTGATTTCTTCGAAAAAGTCGAAATAAATTTTGATATTTTAGATAAAACTGATGTTGAATTGTTCACAAAATCTTTTTATCTTTTAAACCAGGAAAATAGTAACTCTCTAGATCAATTAACTTTTAAAAATAGCTATTTTAAATGAAATAATATGTTTGCAAAAATAAATACTATAAGCGATATGCCTTTAAATTTAAATGTAGGGTGGGCTGAAACTTTTTTTAGTTCATCAAAATCGTGAATATTATGAGATATAGATCCTATAAACACCAAAGAATATGAAAAGATTGTCGATTCAGCAAATAATAAAATATTAACTAATATAGCATTTAATAAAAAGTCAGAATTTAGAAATAAAAATGATATCAAAAATATGGAAGCAATTGATGAACTTGCATATTTATTAAATATAGAAAATCAAAAATTGTTTAATAGTTCGATGTTATTTTTAAATTTTAATAGGGATTTAAAATTATTAAAAAAGGATATAAATACAGAATTACAAGATGCATTAAAAAAAGAGAAAACAAAGATTAATAAATTGAAATTTAGACAACTTGAAGCTTTTAAAAGTTTTTCTTTATTCAATGATAACATATTAAATGAAAGTATTGAAATTGTATCTAGGAATTTGGCATATTCATGACCTTTTTGTTTTGAAAAAAATGTAGATAAGAATTCTTTTTATCTAGGAAAAAACAAAAAACAATTTTTTATACTTGATATTTGAAAAAGAAATTCTTTTCATACAAATTCTAATTGTATATTTTTTGGAACATCAGGAAGAGGAAAAACAACAGCTATAAAGAAACTTATATTAGATAGCTATCTAAAGAAAGATTCTTCTGTAATAATAGTAGATCCACAAAGAGAATATCAAAATTTTAAAAATATTTTTGATATTTCTTGAATTGACATAAGTAATAGAAATATTTCTATAAATCCTTTGCAAATAATTGAAAAAATAGATTTTAATAATGAAAAAAATATCGATCAAAAAATATCAAGTCAAATTTCTTTTTTTATAAATTGAATAAAAATTTTATCTTTTAGTTGAAGCGAAGAAAAAGAAATTATTTTAATGAAATCAATAAAGAATTTATATTGAAATAATATTGAAAAAATTAAAAAAAATGATTTTCCAATAATATCAGATTTAATAAAAGAATTAGAAAATACTAATTTAAAAAAATACGAAAAAGAAGTATATGAAAAAGAAAAAATAAAAATTATCGAATGATTGAAAATTAATTTTGAAAATAATGGTATTTTTTCTTGAAACTATAACCAAAGAACAACAATGAATTTATCACATGATTTTATTGTTATCGACACAAAAACATTAATAGAAAATACAACAAAAGAAAATGTTAACGCGTTCTTTTATCTAATTTTAAATTTAATTCAGAGCAAAGTTAATCAGAATTTTTATCAAAAAAAGAAAAAAAGTATTTTAGTTTTCGATGAAGTTCATAAATTTATTGATAAAAAAAATATGCAAACTCTAGATTTTATTTTTGACTCTACAAAAACTATAAGAAAATATGACGGATCTATTATTTTATCAACTCAAAATCCTTCAGATTTCTCTTTAAATATAGATACTAATAATAAAACTCACGGTATATTAAAAAATATTCAATATAAATTTTTATTTAACCTTCCTGGTGATGATATAAAAATTGTTAATTCAATTTTTAACCCCTTTGAAGATAATAAAAATTTTAATTTAATTAGTGAATTTGATAGTTCTTTTTTAACAAACGCAGGAAAAGGAGAGTGCTTATTGATATCAGCAAATAAAAAGAAAATGTATTTTAAAGTAAATTACAACAACTTTGAACAAGAATATTTGTTTAATAAATAA
- the topA gene encoding type I DNA topoisomerase gives MKNLVIVESPNKIKTIKKYLGEEYEVLACNGHIFEMKTSGQFGLGINFDEWEPIYKPDSSKKKIIQDLKKASKSADKIFIATDPDREGEAIGYNLIEALSIEDRYERIKYNEITEEAIKKAINKPLKIDINLINSQKSRRMLDRIIGFRLSNLLARRIANPRTNPSAGRVQSIALKLVIDKEEEIKQFIPIKYNTIKAESEDKVHLFNFFYKENKDFDNSEWIKPEKSKQILSELIGDLVVKQVKTSTKSDAKITPLKQSTLFKKSGMSSKNVTRILQELYEGLDDNGGLISYPRTDSTRLSETFINQAKSYIKKQFGNEYISDTIKGFSGDQDAHEAIRPTDCSLTPDLAKEKFNLNEGQYKIYKIIYNTSLQAIMLPPKREILRYELENNGHWFKLSGSKIVFDGYFALIGKDQQIELPKYKENDVVKIRKYILDENQTNPPSRYNEGSLIEAMDEIKVGRPSTFASTVNVLKERQYVESVNGSLIPNDYGYIALNILKESTKDIIKENYTASIEEKLNKIADGEMDYKIMMNDFWKDFQDKINETISENKEKVKLQVEETGELCPENGAPLIYRYNKKTGQRFIGCSSFPECKFLKPDPNAKTFYKRKKYNTKEETKKI, from the coding sequence ATGAAAAATTTAGTAATAGTTGAATCACCTAATAAAATTAAAACAATTAAAAAATATTTAGGTGAGGAATATGAAGTTTTAGCTTGTAATGGGCATATTTTCGAAATGAAAACTTCAGGACAATTTGGTCTTGGAATAAATTTTGATGAATGAGAGCCAATATATAAACCTGATAGTTCAAAGAAAAAAATAATTCAAGATTTAAAAAAAGCTTCTAAAAGTGCTGATAAAATTTTCATAGCAACTGACCCTGATAGAGAAGGAGAAGCTATTGGATATAATTTAATTGAGGCATTATCCATAGAAGATAGATATGAAAGAATTAAATATAACGAAATAACAGAAGAAGCTATCAAAAAAGCTATAAATAAACCTTTAAAAATTGACATTAATTTAATAAATTCTCAAAAATCAAGAAGAATGCTCGATAGAATAATCGGCTTCCGTTTATCTAATTTATTAGCTAGAAGAATTGCTAATCCTAGAACAAATCCTTCGGCCGGAAGGGTTCAATCTATTGCTTTAAAATTAGTTATAGATAAAGAAGAAGAAATAAAACAATTTATTCCTATAAAATATAATACTATAAAAGCTGAAAGCGAAGATAAAGTCCATTTATTTAATTTTTTCTATAAAGAGAATAAAGATTTTGATAATTCAGAATGAATTAAACCAGAGAAAAGTAAACAAATATTATCAGAATTAATCGGTGATTTAGTTGTCAAACAAGTTAAAACATCAACAAAATCGGATGCTAAAATTACACCTTTAAAACAATCAACACTTTTCAAAAAATCCGGTATGTCATCTAAAAATGTTACAAGAATTCTACAGGAATTATATGAAGGATTAGATGATAATGGAGGATTAATTTCCTATCCTAGAACCGACTCAACTCGTTTGAGTGAAACTTTTATAAATCAAGCAAAATCATATATTAAAAAGCAATTTGGAAACGAATATATCTCAGATACAATTAAGGGTTTTTCAGGAGATCAAGATGCTCATGAAGCGATTAGACCGACAGATTGTTCATTAACACCAGATTTAGCTAAAGAAAAATTCAATTTAAATGAAGGACAATATAAAATATATAAAATAATTTATAATACTTCTCTCCAAGCGATAATGTTACCTCCTAAAAGAGAAATATTAAGATATGAACTAGAAAATAATGGTCATTGATTTAAATTAAGTGGATCTAAAATAGTATTCGATGGTTATTTTGCTTTAATAGGAAAAGATCAGCAAATTGAATTACCTAAATACAAAGAAAATGATGTAGTTAAAATTAGAAAATACATTTTAGATGAAAACCAAACAAATCCACCTAGCAGATATAATGAAGGTTCACTAATAGAGGCTATGGATGAAATAAAAGTAGGTAGACCTTCTACTTTTGCATCTACAGTTAATGTTTTAAAAGAAAGACAGTATGTAGAAAGTGTTAATGGATCTTTAATTCCTAATGATTACGGTTATATAGCTTTGAATATATTAAAAGAATCAACTAAAGACATAATAAAAGAAAATTACACCGCTTCAATCGAAGAAAAGCTAAATAAAATTGCAGATGGTGAAATGGACTACAAAATCATGATGAATGATTTTTGAAAAGATTTTCAAGATAAAATTAATGAAACCATTTCTGAAAATAAAGAAAAAGTAAAACTTCAAGTGGAAGAAACGGGTGAATTATGTCCTGAAAATGGCGCTCCTTTAATATATAGATATAACAAAAAAACAGGTCAAAGATTTATAGGTTGTTCTTCATTCCCGGAATGCAAATTTTTAAAGCCAGATCCTAATGCTAAAACATTCTATAAAAGAAAAAAATATAATACAAAAGAGGAAACTAAAAAAATATAG
- a CDS encoding Mbov_0395 family pilin-like conjugal transfer protein, which translates to MLKLFAGDNGEVIINEIAEKTSAIGYIVLTAFAGLIGLLLMIAVIYTGIKVVYSQGEKRKNNLVHMMIIGIIFIVIIIIFAIGVNFAVDVSKRAASGIS; encoded by the coding sequence ATGCTTAAATTATTTGCAGGCGATAATGGCGAAGTAATCATTAATGAAATTGCTGAAAAAACTAGCGCTATTGGTTATATAGTATTAACGGCTTTTGCCGGATTAATCGGTTTACTTTTAATGATTGCTGTTATTTATACAGGAATTAAAGTTGTATATTCACAAGGAGAAAAAAGAAAAAATAATTTAGTTCACATGATGATAATTGGAATTATATTTATTGTAATAATCATTATATTTGCTATAGGAGTTAATTTTGCAGTTGATGTAAGTAAAAGAGCAGCTTCCGGTATTTCATAA